A window of the Haloarcula litorea genome harbors these coding sequences:
- a CDS encoding adenylosuccinate synthase produces MTVTIVGSQLGDEGKGGIVDLYGDDADVVARYQGGDNAGHTVVHEGEEYKLSLVPSGAIRGKVGVLGNGCVVNPRTLFDELDTLRERGLEPDVRVAERAHVILPFHRVLDGIEEDVKSETDLEAATTGRGIGPTYEDKAGRRGVRVGDLLDGDVLRERLEYVVPQKTALLEEVYGVDVADLDDPEAFDVDAVYEEYREFGRRLDSEGMTVNAGRFLTDAMADGRNVMLEGAQGTSIDIDHGIYPYVTSSNPTAGGACTGTGLGPTVVGDGEVIGIVKAYLSRVGTGPLPTELGGVEGHTPGYDPADPGPDADLAEYIREEGGEYGTVTGRPRRVGWLDMPMLRHAHRVSGFTGLAINHLDVLAGLDEVQVGHSYTLDGEELRTMPATTEEWGRCEANLRAFAGWDDVDWASVAEEGYEALPDNAKAYVEYVEDQLDTPAYAIGVGPGRGETIVRERPF; encoded by the coding sequence ATGACCGTAACCATCGTCGGCTCGCAGCTCGGCGACGAGGGGAAGGGCGGCATCGTCGACCTGTACGGCGACGACGCGGACGTCGTCGCGCGCTACCAGGGCGGCGACAACGCCGGCCACACCGTCGTCCACGAGGGCGAGGAGTACAAGCTCTCCCTCGTGCCGAGCGGAGCCATCCGCGGCAAGGTCGGCGTGCTCGGAAACGGGTGCGTCGTCAATCCGCGAACGCTGTTCGACGAGCTAGACACGCTGCGGGAGCGGGGGTTGGAGCCGGACGTACGGGTGGCCGAGCGGGCCCACGTCATCCTCCCGTTCCACCGCGTCCTCGACGGCATCGAGGAAGACGTCAAGAGCGAGACCGATCTCGAGGCCGCCACGACCGGTCGCGGCATCGGTCCGACCTACGAGGACAAGGCCGGCCGCCGGGGCGTCCGGGTCGGTGACCTGCTCGACGGCGACGTCCTCCGCGAGCGCCTGGAGTACGTCGTCCCGCAGAAGACGGCGCTGCTCGAGGAGGTCTACGGCGTCGACGTCGCCGACTTAGACGACCCCGAGGCGTTCGACGTCGACGCCGTCTACGAGGAGTACCGCGAGTTCGGCCGCCGGCTCGACAGCGAGGGGATGACCGTCAACGCAGGGCGGTTCCTCACCGACGCGATGGCCGACGGACGGAACGTGATGCTCGAGGGGGCACAGGGGACCTCGATCGACATCGATCACGGCATCTACCCCTACGTCACGTCGTCGAACCCGACGGCCGGCGGTGCCTGTACCGGCACCGGCCTCGGTCCGACCGTCGTCGGCGACGGCGAGGTGATCGGGATCGTCAAGGCCTACCTCTCCCGCGTCGGGACCGGCCCGCTGCCGACCGAACTGGGCGGCGTCGAGGGCCACACCCCCGGCTACGACCCGGCCGATCCCGGCCCGGACGCCGACCTGGCCGAGTACATCCGCGAGGAGGGCGGCGAGTACGGTACCGTCACGGGACGGCCCCGCCGGGTCGGCTGGCTCGACATGCCGATGCTCCGGCACGCCCACCGCGTCTCGGGGTTCACCGGGCTCGCGATCAACCACTTGGACGTGCTGGCCGGCCTCGACGAGGTCCAGGTCGGGCACAGCTACACGCTCGACGGCGAGGAGCTGCGCACGATGCCGGCCACGACCGAGGAGTGGGGCCGCTGTGAGGCGAACCTCCGGGCGTTCGCCGGCTGGGACGACGTGGACTGGGCCAGCGTCGCAGAGGAGGGCTACGAGGCGCTGCCCGACAACGCCAAGGCCTACGTCGAGTACGTCGAGGACCAGCTCGACACCCCCGCCTACGCCATCGGCGTCGGTCCGGGCCGCGGCGAGACTATCGTCCGCGAACGTCCCTTCTAG
- a CDS encoding DUF7541 family protein: protein MDVDDQQGLSDQYPTASPWPVFVALGLALSEVGVFVGLFPVAVFGLILFGGSVAGILTEAGYADRPWPTLVGVGAVLSLLAVGIGAAYLPLSAVTLANVGEGALFTRLVAVVVAGLVMAAMGGVGRVMEQTAA from the coding sequence ATGGACGTAGACGACCAGCAGGGGCTCAGCGACCAGTATCCGACAGCCAGTCCGTGGCCCGTGTTCGTCGCGCTCGGCCTCGCGCTCTCGGAGGTGGGCGTCTTCGTCGGCCTCTTCCCCGTCGCGGTGTTCGGCCTCATCCTCTTCGGCGGCAGCGTCGCCGGTATCCTCACGGAGGCGGGCTACGCCGACCGGCCGTGGCCGACGCTGGTCGGCGTCGGCGCGGTCCTGTCGCTGCTGGCGGTCGGGATCGGGGCCGCCTACCTCCCGCTCTCGGCCGTGACGCTGGCCAACGTCGGCGAGGGGGCGCTGTTCACCCGGCTCGTCGCCGTCGTCGTCGCGGGCCTGGTGATGGCCGCGATGGGCGGCGTCGGCCGCGTGATGGAGCAGACGGCGGCCTGA
- a CDS encoding CBS domain-containing ParB/RepB/Spo0J family partition protein has product MDDSSRPTVEEYMTRDVATVALDDTVGDVAQRIAESDDFSGYPVTDGRRVEGFVSARDLLLAEDHEPMFRVMSDDILVAHPEMAVQDAARVILRSGIQKLPVVDDAGNLVGIISNADVIRSQIERATPSKVDKLGRTLQNIHDVGTYEERREVALGDLTPTQSTVYADELEGRMYELERGLAEPLVVIDTGDQLLLADGHHRVKAADRLGVDEMDAYVIVLERRVELGMAETAAESDLESIADIEVVDYAKHPLVETTKRLQNSDGS; this is encoded by the coding sequence CCGTCGCGCTCGACGACACCGTCGGGGACGTCGCCCAGCGGATCGCCGAGAGCGACGACTTCAGCGGCTACCCCGTCACCGACGGCCGCCGCGTCGAGGGGTTCGTCAGCGCCCGGGACCTCCTGTTGGCCGAGGACCACGAGCCGATGTTCCGGGTGATGAGCGACGACATCCTCGTCGCGCACCCGGAGATGGCCGTCCAGGACGCGGCCCGAGTCATCCTCCGGTCGGGCATCCAGAAGCTGCCGGTCGTCGACGACGCCGGCAACCTCGTTGGGATCATCTCAAACGCCGACGTCATCCGCTCGCAGATCGAGCGGGCGACGCCGAGCAAGGTGGACAAGCTCGGGCGGACGCTCCAGAACATCCACGACGTGGGGACCTACGAGGAGCGTCGCGAGGTCGCGCTGGGGGACCTGACGCCCACGCAGTCGACGGTGTACGCGGACGAACTCGAGGGACGGATGTACGAACTCGAACGGGGGCTGGCCGAACCGCTCGTCGTCATCGACACCGGCGACCAGTTGCTGCTGGCGGACGGTCACCACCGCGTGAAGGCGGCGGATCGCCTCGGCGTCGACGAGATGGACGCCTACGTCATCGTCCTCGAACGGCGGGTCGAGCTCGGGATGGCCGAGACCGCCGCCGAGTCCGACCTCGAGTCCATCGCCGACATCGAGGTGGTCGACTACGCGAAACACCCGCTCGTGGAGACGACCAAGCGACTCCAGAACTCCGACGGCTCGTAG
- a CDS encoding DUF7520 family protein, translated as MSDARGMDGEKVVVRLYVLITLLAGVMGFVLGTIRPEDLDPELFGVVQLPPTPVGVAIYGLVTVGLGLGVFLGLVVYVSRRSDDDAGTRDRGPQ; from the coding sequence ATGAGCGACGCCCGCGGGATGGACGGCGAGAAGGTTGTCGTCCGACTGTACGTCCTCATCACGTTGCTCGCCGGCGTGATGGGGTTCGTGCTCGGGACCATCCGACCGGAGGACCTCGACCCGGAGCTGTTCGGGGTCGTCCAGCTCCCGCCGACGCCGGTCGGCGTCGCGATCTACGGGCTGGTGACGGTCGGCCTCGGGCTGGGCGTGTTCCTCGGGCTCGTCGTCTACGTCTCCCGGCGCAGCGACGACGACGCGGGGACCCGCGACAGAGGGCCCCAGTAG
- a CDS encoding DUF7527 domain-containing protein: MTTRTVELIPDWDTVPFDGGYAGLQALADREFSGAVVSGPTRLCMLNGTVVGVLDGDIEDFESGDGTARAAPHEALPLLAVMQERADEVRAKYYTQDTPIEDVDRTLTDGNFTGFVELSENVLSGDYYLVYHQGRSMSVAWVGSAERLITDDEAFEQANDEVGIYEVKPGEISPVEIPEPEAEDPASDEAAAGGVAATDDPAADEPTEETGEVTGSEPDPTQAATDDTTSADTAADEAATDTAADETAPETATSGDGETDRPRGDRRSGGPPGSKAVGGRQEAAGSERSRSTDRDVPDDEDAPSDTGDTGTTRDTTASQSDRAEGRTDAAARTDSERAAATTETRERGAEPTADRSSQRTGESGTASAAETPTGQARSATNGTADASSETSPADLETRSVPSLDPERSVQDSEPVPGTASTGQSVSSAGSQSRSGATDGRADEQFSREREERAATPDPAEREGGRQSADGSSESERAGDTAAELDEREREVERLTDELEEREAELDRLEDELADVEATNEELRTERDRLQSELEEARAEIQQLRDRLEDAEDEDTPDVGTRLSPREAIDGTNLFVRYDSKGEATLAQAHDGDADRSDVEPNLRLEYHTQFDGTDAAVDGTPFEAFLRESIQYRFVDWLVRNLLYEIRDTGHAGEMQDLYDAIPEIDRAELNGSVSVTYTEDGDEHRTQEQFDVVVRDRMGNPLVVANINDSRQPASESQMTDIVRDAERVGNASESLAAAFLVTSSFFEPGALETAEDATASGLLSRDKRKSFVNLSRKDGYHLCLLEARNQEFHLAVPEL, encoded by the coding sequence ATGACCACACGCACGGTCGAACTGATACCCGACTGGGACACCGTGCCCTTCGACGGCGGCTACGCGGGGTTGCAGGCCCTCGCGGACCGGGAGTTCTCCGGTGCCGTCGTCTCCGGGCCGACCCGTCTGTGTATGCTGAACGGAACGGTCGTCGGTGTCCTCGACGGCGACATCGAGGACTTCGAGTCCGGCGACGGCACCGCGCGCGCGGCCCCACACGAGGCGTTACCCCTGCTCGCGGTGATGCAGGAACGCGCCGACGAGGTCCGGGCGAAGTACTACACGCAGGACACGCCCATCGAGGACGTCGACAGGACGCTGACCGACGGCAACTTCACCGGGTTCGTCGAGCTCTCCGAGAACGTCCTCTCGGGGGACTACTACCTCGTCTACCACCAGGGCCGATCGATGAGCGTCGCCTGGGTCGGGAGCGCCGAGCGGCTGATAACGGACGACGAGGCCTTCGAACAGGCCAACGACGAGGTCGGCATCTACGAGGTCAAGCCCGGAGAGATCTCGCCCGTCGAGATCCCGGAACCGGAGGCGGAGGACCCGGCGAGCGACGAGGCGGCCGCCGGCGGCGTCGCGGCGACGGACGATCCGGCGGCCGACGAGCCGACCGAAGAGACGGGGGAGGTCACGGGCTCGGAACCCGACCCGACGCAAGCGGCGACCGACGACACCACGAGTGCCGATACCGCCGCCGACGAGGCCGCGACCGACACCGCTGCCGACGAGACCGCGCCCGAGACCGCCACGTCCGGTGACGGCGAGACGGACCGTCCCCGCGGAGACCGGCGGTCCGGTGGCCCACCGGGATCGAAGGCGGTCGGGGGGCGACAGGAGGCGGCCGGGTCCGAGCGGTCCCGCAGTACCGACCGGGACGTCCCGGACGACGAGGACGCCCCGTCCGACACCGGCGACACGGGGACCACACGAGACACCACGGCGTCCCAGTCGGACAGGGCCGAGGGACGAACGGACGCGGCGGCCCGAACCGACAGCGAGCGGGCCGCAGCGACGACCGAGACGAGAGAGCGGGGTGCGGAGCCGACGGCCGATCGGTCGTCGCAGCGGACGGGCGAATCCGGGACCGCGTCGGCGGCGGAAACGCCGACGGGACAGGCCCGGTCCGCCACGAACGGCACGGCCGACGCGTCGAGCGAGACGTCGCCGGCGGATCTGGAGACCCGCTCGGTCCCATCGCTGGACCCGGAGCGGTCCGTTCAGGACTCGGAGCCCGTTCCCGGGACCGCCTCTACGGGGCAGTCGGTGTCGTCAGCTGGCTCTCAGTCCCGGAGCGGCGCGACCGACGGGCGGGCGGACGAGCAGTTCTCACGCGAACGGGAAGAGCGTGCGGCGACGCCGGACCCCGCCGAGCGGGAGGGCGGACGGCAGTCGGCCGACGGCTCGTCCGAGTCGGAGCGAGCCGGGGACACGGCGGCGGAACTGGACGAGCGCGAGCGCGAGGTCGAACGCCTGACGGACGAACTGGAGGAACGGGAGGCGGAACTCGATCGACTGGAGGACGAACTCGCAGATGTGGAGGCGACAAACGAGGAGTTGCGCACCGAGCGCGACCGCCTCCAGTCGGAGCTCGAAGAGGCGCGCGCGGAGATACAGCAGCTACGGGACAGGCTGGAGGACGCCGAGGACGAGGACACCCCCGACGTCGGGACCCGGCTCTCGCCGCGCGAGGCCATCGACGGGACGAACCTGTTCGTCCGCTACGACTCGAAAGGCGAGGCGACGCTGGCACAGGCTCACGACGGGGACGCCGACCGCAGCGACGTCGAGCCGAACCTCCGGCTCGAGTACCACACCCAGTTCGACGGGACCGACGCCGCCGTCGACGGCACGCCCTTCGAGGCGTTCCTCCGGGAGAGCATCCAGTACCGGTTCGTGGACTGGCTGGTCCGGAACCTCCTCTACGAGATCCGCGACACGGGTCACGCGGGCGAGATGCAGGACCTCTACGACGCTATCCCGGAGATCGACCGGGCGGAACTCAACGGCTCGGTGTCGGTGACGTACACGGAGGACGGCGACGAGCACCGGACCCAGGAGCAGTTCGACGTGGTCGTCCGCGACCGGATGGGGAATCCCCTGGTCGTCGCCAACATCAACGACTCCAGACAGCCGGCAAGCGAGAGTCAGATGACGGACATCGTCCGGGACGCCGAGCGGGTCGGCAACGCGTCGGAGTCGCTCGCCGCGGCGTTTCTCGTCACCAGCAGCTTCTTCGAGCCGGGTGCCCTCGAGACCGCGGAGGACGCGACCGCCAGCGGCCTGTTGAGTCGCGACAAGCGCAAGAGCTTCGTCAACCTCTCGCGGAAGGACGGCTACCACCTCTGTCTACTGGAGGCGAGAAATCAGGAGTTCCACCTCGCGGTGCCGGAACTGTAG
- a CDS encoding methylmalonyl-CoA mutase family protein — protein sequence MYDDEDLQSIREARDEWAEETLDPVLDAYGERRERFATVSNHEVDRLYTPLDVADTDYEDDLGFPGEEPYTRGVYPTMYRGRQWTMRQFAGFGTAEETNERFHYLIDEGQTGLSTAFDMPTLMGIDSDDAMADGEVGKEGVAVDTLADMERLFEGIALDEVSTSFTINPSAPVIYAMYLALADQQGVPREEIRGTLQNDMFKEFIAQKEWVIPPEPSLKLVTDVIEFASEETPKFKPVSVSGYHIREAGSTAVEELAFTLADGFAYVEDCLDRGLDVDEFAPQLSFFFNSHNAIFEEVAKFRAARRIYARVMDEWYGAEADASKQLKFHTQTAGQSLTAQQPLNNVVRVTIQALAGVLGGTQSLHTNSFDEALALPSERAVRVALRTQQIIAEESGAADIVDPLGGSFAVESLTDEIEAEAMAHIEHVRDELGDGSVRDGVLAGIEQGYFQREIQDSAYEYQERVEDEAEVVVGVNAYTVEEDTEPDILSVDEDVQERQRERLAEVKADRDDDAVADALDALGERVAADENVLPAVVDAVKAYATMGEIMAVFKNEYGTYRETAGVA from the coding sequence ATGTACGACGACGAGGACCTCCAGTCCATCCGGGAGGCCAGAGACGAGTGGGCGGAGGAGACACTCGACCCCGTACTGGACGCCTACGGCGAGCGGCGCGAGCGGTTCGCGACCGTCTCGAACCACGAGGTCGACCGACTGTACACCCCGCTGGACGTGGCCGACACCGACTACGAGGACGATCTCGGGTTCCCGGGCGAGGAGCCGTACACCCGCGGCGTCTACCCGACGATGTATCGCGGGCGACAGTGGACGATGCGGCAGTTCGCGGGCTTCGGGACCGCCGAGGAGACCAACGAGCGGTTCCACTACCTCATCGACGAGGGACAGACCGGCCTCTCGACGGCGTTCGATATGCCGACGCTGATGGGGATCGACTCCGACGACGCGATGGCCGACGGGGAGGTCGGCAAGGAGGGGGTCGCCGTCGACACGCTGGCGGATATGGAGCGGCTGTTCGAGGGGATCGCCCTCGACGAGGTGTCGACGTCCTTTACCATCAACCCCAGCGCGCCCGTGATCTACGCGATGTACCTCGCGCTGGCCGACCAGCAGGGGGTCCCCCGCGAGGAGATCCGCGGCACCCTCCAGAACGACATGTTCAAGGAGTTCATCGCACAGAAGGAGTGGGTGATCCCGCCCGAGCCCTCGCTCAAGCTCGTCACCGACGTCATCGAGTTCGCCAGCGAGGAGACGCCGAAGTTCAAGCCGGTCTCGGTGTCGGGGTACCACATCCGGGAGGCCGGCTCGACGGCCGTCGAGGAGCTCGCGTTCACGCTGGCCGACGGCTTCGCCTACGTCGAGGACTGCCTCGACCGGGGGCTCGACGTCGACGAGTTCGCGCCGCAGCTCTCGTTTTTCTTCAACTCCCACAACGCCATCTTCGAGGAGGTGGCGAAGTTCCGGGCGGCCCGGCGGATCTACGCCCGCGTGATGGACGAGTGGTACGGGGCCGAGGCCGACGCCAGCAAGCAACTGAAGTTCCACACCCAGACCGCGGGGCAGTCCCTGACCGCACAACAGCCCCTGAACAACGTCGTCCGCGTCACGATACAGGCGCTGGCGGGCGTGCTCGGCGGGACCCAGAGCCTCCACACCAACAGCTTCGACGAGGCGCTGGCCTTACCCAGCGAGCGCGCCGTCCGGGTCGCACTGCGCACCCAACAGATCATCGCCGAGGAGTCCGGCGCGGCCGACATCGTCGACCCGCTTGGCGGCAGCTTCGCCGTCGAGAGCCTGACCGACGAGATCGAGGCCGAGGCGATGGCCCACATCGAGCACGTCCGCGACGAGCTGGGCGACGGCTCCGTCCGGGACGGCGTGCTGGCCGGCATCGAGCAGGGGTACTTCCAGCGGGAGATCCAGGACTCGGCCTACGAGTACCAGGAGCGCGTCGAGGACGAGGCGGAGGTCGTCGTCGGCGTCAACGCCTACACCGTCGAGGAGGACACCGAGCCCGACATCCTCTCGGTCGACGAGGACGTCCAGGAGCGCCAGCGCGAGCGACTGGCCGAGGTGAAGGCCGACCGCGACGACGACGCCGTCGCGGACGCGCTCGACGCACTCGGCGAACGGGTCGCGGCCGACGAGAACGTGCTCCCGGCCGTCGTCGACGCGGTGAAGGCCTACGCGACGATGGGCGAGATTATGGCCGTGTTCAAAAACGAGTACGGCACCTACCGCGAGACCGCCGGCGTCGCGTGA
- a CDS encoding DUF6684 family protein, whose product MALFGFERDTLLDLTVNVIPLGIILFFVAAFAVVPAFGFDPVFSGLQFALMLSMFLLLAVLTYYAGRAVENAEKRQESTEEASAVEEPAGEVTGLDDTGVEDEREELESGSEESAADDDGDEA is encoded by the coding sequence ATGGCACTGTTCGGGTTCGAAAGAGACACCCTGCTCGACCTCACTGTCAACGTCATCCCGCTGGGGATCATCCTCTTCTTCGTCGCGGCGTTCGCGGTGGTGCCCGCCTTCGGCTTCGATCCCGTGTTCAGCGGGCTGCAGTTCGCGCTGATGCTGTCGATGTTCTTGCTGCTGGCGGTCCTGACCTACTACGCCGGTCGGGCCGTCGAGAACGCCGAGAAACGGCAGGAGTCCACCGAGGAGGCGAGCGCCGTCGAGGAACCGGCGGGCGAGGTGACCGGCCTCGACGACACCGGCGTCGAGGACGAGCGCGAGGAACTGGAGAGCGGCAGCGAGGAGAGCGCCGCAGACGACGACGGCGACGAGGCGTAG
- the ctaD gene encoding cytochrome c oxidase subunit I, whose product MAAGDLVLTGLMAVLLVAVTALLTRIENWRSYTPLAGGGSATGETVIHREKPSGIIRWLTTVDHKDIGILYGVYAVIAFAVGGLMAMGIRLQLVTPGGALLGTSAYNSILTSHGITMLFLFGTPIIAAFANYFIPLLIGADDMAFPRINAIAFWLLPPAALLIWAGFFLAPVTENMIEPAQTAWTMYTPLSVEQGNPGVDLMLLGLHLSGVAATMGAINFIATIFTERDDEVTWANLDIFSWTILTQSALILFAFPLLGSAIVMLLLDRNLATTFFAVEGGGPLLWQHLFWFFGHPEVYILVLPPMGLVSLILPKFSGRKLFGFKFVVYSTLAIGVLSFGVWAHHMFSTGMDPRLRASFMAVSLAIAIPSAVKTFNWITTMWNGRLRLTTPMLFCIGFVSNFIIGGVTGVFLASIPVDLVLHDTYYVVGHFHYIVMGAIGFAAFAGIYYWFPVFTGRMYQRTLGKAHFWTSMIGTNITFFAMLALGYLGMPRRYATYEFNGAIAPLAQVQTFHLLATVGAVILMVGQLVFVWNIVQSWLEGPAVRDGDPWDLERDGMLDREFQWFDEQIESESDDGDRSALTPSDD is encoded by the coding sequence ATGGCAGCAGGAGACCTAGTGCTGACGGGGCTGATGGCCGTCCTCCTCGTCGCCGTCACCGCCTTGCTCACCCGCATCGAGAACTGGCGGTCCTACACGCCGCTCGCGGGTGGCGGGTCCGCTACGGGCGAGACGGTGATACACCGAGAGAAGCCGTCCGGTATCATTCGCTGGCTAACGACCGTCGACCACAAGGACATCGGCATCCTCTACGGCGTCTACGCCGTCATCGCCTTCGCCGTCGGCGGCCTGATGGCGATGGGGATCCGCCTCCAGCTCGTCACCCCGGGCGGTGCGCTGCTGGGGACGAGCGCCTACAACTCGATCCTGACGAGCCACGGGATCACGATGCTGTTCCTGTTCGGGACGCCCATCATCGCGGCGTTCGCGAACTACTTCATCCCGCTGCTGATCGGGGCCGACGACATGGCCTTCCCGCGGATCAACGCCATCGCGTTCTGGCTGCTCCCGCCGGCGGCACTGCTCATCTGGGCCGGCTTCTTCCTCGCGCCGGTCACGGAGAACATGATCGAGCCGGCTCAGACGGCCTGGACGATGTACACGCCGCTGTCGGTCGAGCAGGGCAACCCCGGCGTCGACCTGATGCTGCTGGGGCTGCACCTCTCGGGAGTCGCGGCGACGATGGGGGCGATCAACTTCATCGCGACCATCTTCACCGAGCGCGACGACGAGGTGACCTGGGCCAACCTCGACATCTTCTCCTGGACCATCCTCACGCAGTCCGCGCTCATCCTGTTCGCGTTCCCGCTGCTTGGCAGCGCCATCGTGATGCTGCTACTCGACCGGAACCTCGCGACGACGTTCTTCGCCGTCGAGGGCGGCGGTCCGCTGCTGTGGCAACACCTGTTCTGGTTCTTCGGCCACCCCGAGGTCTACATCCTCGTGCTCCCGCCGATGGGACTGGTCAGTCTCATCCTGCCGAAGTTCTCGGGCCGGAAGCTGTTCGGCTTCAAGTTCGTCGTCTACTCGACGCTCGCCATCGGCGTGCTCTCGTTCGGCGTCTGGGCACACCACATGTTCTCGACCGGGATGGACCCTCGCCTGCGGGCCTCCTTCATGGCCGTCTCGCTGGCCATCGCGATACCGTCGGCGGTCAAGACGTTCAACTGGATCACGACGATGTGGAACGGTCGCCTGCGGCTGACGACGCCGATGCTGTTCTGTATCGGCTTCGTCTCGAACTTCATCATCGGCGGCGTCACCGGCGTCTTCCTCGCCTCCATCCCCGTCGACCTCGTGCTCCACGACACCTACTACGTCGTCGGCCACTTCCACTACATCGTGATGGGCGCGATCGGCTTCGCCGCCTTCGCCGGCATCTACTACTGGTTCCCGGTCTTCACCGGCCGGATGTACCAGCGGACGCTGGGGAAGGCCCACTTCTGGACCTCGATGATCGGGACCAACATCACGTTCTTCGCGATGCTCGCGCTGGGGTACCTCGGGATGCCTCGCCGGTACGCCACCTACGAGTTCAACGGCGCGATCGCGCCGCTGGCGCAGGTCCAGACCTTCCACCTGCTTGCGACCGTCGGCGCGGTGATCCTGATGGTCGGCCAGCTCGTCTTCGTCTGGAACATCGTCCAGTCGTGGCTCGAGGGACCGGCGGTCCGCGACGGGGACCCGTGGGACCTCGAACGCGACGGGATGCTCGACCGCGAGTTCCAGTGGTTCGACGAGCAGATCGAGAGCGAGTCCGACGACGGCGACCGCTCGGCGCTGACGCCGAGCGACGACTGA